A single Musa acuminata AAA Group cultivar baxijiao chromosome BXJ2-1, Cavendish_Baxijiao_AAA, whole genome shotgun sequence DNA region contains:
- the LOC135598687 gene encoding indole-3-acetate O-methyltransferase 1-like: MAMAVKGENLVVTKLKLERMLSMKGGKGETSYLKNSQAQARHARAMLHFLEATLSAMKLPLLEDGGTFAVADLGCSCGTNTLFLMGIIVEHVSKMYAALGHDSPEFQVFFSDLPCNDFNVLFQLLPPQLSSSSLEQCLAAAEEQRSYYAAGVPGSFYGRLFPSRSINVFNSTFSLHWLSQVPERVTDKRSPAYNGGRVFVHGASADTAAAYKQQFQADLASFLRARAVEMKVGGVMFLVCLGRTSIDPADQGGAGFLFGAHFQDAWNDLVEEGLLESEKRDSFNIPVYAACLREFKEVVEAEGSFSINKLQVVKGGSPLVVNHPEDASEVGRALANSCRSVAGVLVEAHIGERLSEELFGRLELRAARHARELMEQMQFFHIVASLSPSIPSHPAS; this comes from the exons ATGGCCATGGCTGTCAAGGGAGAAAACCTTGTGGTCACGAAGCTAAAGCTCGAGAGGATGCTCAGCATGAAAGGTGGCAAGGGGGAGACCAGCTATCTGAAGAACTCACAAGCTCAA GCTCGCCATGCACGAGCCATGCTGCACTTCCTGGAAGCAACGCTGAGCGCGATGAAGCTTCCCTTGCTGGAGGACGGCGGCACGTTTGCCGTCGCAGACCTGGGCTGCTCATGCGGCACCAACACGCTCTTCCTCATGGGCATCATCGTCGAGCACGTATCGAAGATGTACGCAGCGCTCGGCCACGATTCCCCCGAGTTCCAGGTCTTCTTCTCCGACCTCCCCTGCAACGACTTCAATGTCCTCTTCCAGCTTCTCCCGCCACAGTTGAGCAGCAGTAGCCTGGAACAGTGCCTGGCGGCCGCCGAAGAGCAGCGGTCCTACTACGCCGCTGGCGTGCCCGGCTCGTTCTACGGCCGACTTTTTCCTTCTAGATCCATAAACGTCTTCAACTCCACCTTCTCCTTGCATTGGCTCTCTCAG GTGCCCGAGAGGGTGACCGATAAGCGATCGCCGGCATACAACGGGGGGCGGGTCTTCGTCCATGGCGCGTCCGCGGACACTGCCGCTGCCTACAAGCAGCAGTTCCAGGCGGATCTCGCCAGCTTCCTGCGCGCCCGCGCCGTCGAGATGAAGGTTGGCGGCGTAATGTTCCTCGTTTGCCTCGGCCGGACATCCATCGACCCGGCCGACCAAGGCGGCGCAGGTTTCCTCTTCGGCGCCCACTTCCAAGACGCTTGGAACGACCTCGTCGAAGAG GGTCTACTGGAGAGCGAGAAGCGTGACAGCTTCAACATCCCCGTGTACGCCGCCTGCCTCCGGGAGTTCAAGGAGGTGGTGGAGGCCGAGGGCTCGTTCTCCATCAACAAGCTTCAGGTCGTCAAGGGAGGCAGCCCGCTGGTGGTCAACCACCCAGAGGACGCCAGCGAGGTCGGGCGAGCGCTCGCTAACAGCTGCCGGTCGGTGGCCGGCGTGCTCGTGGAGGCGCACATCGGCGAACGTCTGAGCGAGGAGCTGTTCGGGAGGCTGGAGCTCCGGGCGGCACGCCATGCGAGGGAGCTGATGGAGCAGATGCAGTTCTTCCACATCGTCGCCTCGCTCTCTCCCTCGATCCCATCTCATCCCGCGAGCTGA
- the LOC135598686 gene encoding DNA topoisomerase 1 alpha-like isoform X1 — MSIHGCINRVMNDSGEDEEGPITFKRSNSSSKQVRSSSASRKTAPQKHDAKATIEKPFVSSSSSHSSIPALTKHSSNCKSTTSHVKPQHQDESIAEVQNSDDSDDDKPLSHRLNSASVAVQKKFFMDSEKIHKHSSDHYFAKNNTNKMIVDKPIIRNEESNDSDDNKPLSSKISSIAACSTGGPSHVVKLPQSAKPTSHPSMKVNSNIKEDSDDSEDEKPLISRFQSKVFGGSSVKNSDSYQKSLSPKLKFNASSKKEASKEIRSPKGGQKRALGDTKTSDSSSIKKAKVSETSFLVKVKNEVAVKKEVKEDDNDHIPIAQRMKKSVSSNSTSTTKNLLKKTSSFKKDSKQMKKKMKDSKFSKTLKVPPGSGGGQKWTTLEHNGVIFPPPYKPHGVKMLYNGQPVDLTPEQEEVATMFAVMKDTEYATKKQFIENFMYDWRQILGKNHIIKKFELCDFTPIYEWHLREKEKKKQMSGEEKKALKEEKMKQEEKYMWAIVDGVKEKVGNFRVEPPGLFRGRGEHPKMGKLKKRIRPRDITINIGKNAPIPECPIPGERWKEVKHDNTVTWLAFWNDPINPKEFKYVFLAASSSLKGQSDKEKYEKARRLTDCIQNIRANYTRDFSSKDPTKRQIAVATYLIDKLALRAGNEKDDDEADTVGCCTLKVENVELVPPNMLKFDFLGKDSIRYLNTVEVELPVYKAIGEFQTAKKSGGGRKGKGDDLFDLLDTSKLNAHLKELMPGLTAKVFRTYNASITLDDILNKETKDGTLPEKIAVYQHANKEVAIICNHQRSVSKSHESQMSRLNEKINDLKAQRDELNMDLNRARKGKPPLKDKEGKTKKNLSPDVIEKKLVQVDAKIEKMELDKRIKEDLKTVALGTSKINYLDPRISVAWCKRHEVPIEKIFNKSLLAKFAWAMDVDPDFRF, encoded by the exons ATGTCTATACATGGTTGCATCAACCGGGTTATGAATGACAGCGGAGAAGATGAGGAGGGACCTATTACTTTTAAGAGGTCAAACTCTTCATCGAAACAAGTTCGGTCGAGCTCCGCTTCAAGGAAGACAGCTCCTCAGAAGCATGATG CAAAGGCGACAATTGAGAAGCCTTTTGTTTCAAGCTCAAGTTCACATTCTTCAATACCTGCCCTGACAAAACATTCTTCCAATTGTAAATCAACAACCAGTCATGTAAAACCACAACATCAAGATGAATCAATTGCTGAAGTTCAGAATTCAGATGATTCGGATGATGATAAACCATTGAGCCATAGACTCAATTCAGCTTCTGTGGCAGTTCAGAAGAAATTTTTTATGGACTCTGAAAAGATACACAAGCATTCTTCAgatcattattttgcaaaaaataaCACAAATAAGATGATTGTGGACAAGCCAATCATTAGAAATGAGGAATCTAATGATTCTGATGACAATAAACCATTGAGCTCCAAGATTTCTTCTATAGCAGCGTGCAGTACAGGTGGCCCCTCACATGTTGTGAAGTTACCTCAATCTGCGAAACCCACTTCACATCCATCTATGAAAGTGAATTCAAACATCAAGGAAGATTCAGATGATTCAGAAGATGAAAAACCACTTATCTCTAGGTTTCAGTCGAAGGTCTTTGGTGGTTCATCTGTGAAAAATTCAGACTCATATCAGAAGTCTCTGTCTCCAAAGTTGAAGTTTAATGCTTCTAGCAAGAAGGAAGCCAGCAAAGAAATTAGGTCCCCCAAAGGTGGTCAAAAGCGTGCTCTAGGTGATACTAAGACTTCAGATTCTTCATCAATTAAGAAAGCAAAGGTTTCTGAAACCTCTTTTCTTGTGAAAGTTAAAAATGAAGTTGCTGTAAAGAAAGAGGTAAAAGAAGATGATAATGATCACATACCGATTGCACAAAGAATGAAAAAGTCAGTCTCTTCTAACAGCACATCAACGACCAAGAATTTGTTAAAAAAGACTTCATCATTCAAGAAAGATAGCAAGCAAATGAAGAAGAAAATGAAGGATTCTAAATTTTCAAAGACCTTGAAGGTGCCTCCTGGATCTGGTGGGGGCCAGAAATGGACTACCTTGGAGCACAATGGTGTTATTTTCCCCCCTCCATACAAGCCTCACGGGGTTAAAATGCTCTATAATGGACAGCCAGTTGATTTGACTCCTGAACAAGAGGAG GTTGCAACAATGTTTGCTGTTATGAAGGACACAGAGTATGCCACCAAAAAACAATTTATTGAGAACTTCATGTATGATTGGCGGCAAATACTTGGTAAGAACCACATCATTAAGAAATTTGAGCTCTGTGACTTCACTCCAATCTATGAGTGGCATCTaagggagaaggaaaagaagaagcaGATGAGTGGAGAG GAGAAGAAGGCcttgaaagaagaaaaaatgaaGCAAGAAGAGAAATACATGTGGGCTATTGTTGATGGTGTGAAAGAGAAG GTTGGGAATTTCAGAGTTGAACCACCAGGACTGTTTCGAGGCCGAGGAGAGCACCCAAAG ATGGGAAAGCTGAAAAAGAGAATTCGGCCAAGAGATATTACAATTAATATTGGAAAAAATGCACCGATACCAGAATGTCCAATACCTGGTGAGAG GTGGAAAGAAGTGAAGCATGATAACACTGTTACATGGCTGGCATTTTGGAATGATCCCATAAATCCAAAAGAGTTCAAGTATGTCTTTTTGGCAGCAAGCAGTTCATTGAAAGGGCAAAGTGACAAAGAGAAATATGAGAAAGCCAGACGGTTGACG GATTGTATACAAAATATTCGTGCAAACTATACAAGGGATTTTTCCAGTAAAGATCCAACGAAGAGGCAAATAGCAGTAGCCACATACCTTATTGATAAACTAGCACTTAGGGCTGGAAATGAAAAG GATGATGATGAGGCTGATACTGTTGGTTGCTGCACTTTAAAGGTGGAGAATGTTGAGTTGGTCCCTCCCAATATGTTAAAG TTTGACTTCCTAGGTAAAGATTCTATTCGATATTTGAACACCGTTGAGGTTGAATTGCCTGTCTATAAAGCGATTGGAGAATTCCAAACTG CTAAAAAGAGTGGTGGAGGTAGAAAGGGTAAGGGTGATGATCTCTTTGACTTGCTGGACACGAGCAAACTCAATGCACATTTGAAGGAACTCATGCCTGGTCTCACTGCCAAAGTCTTCCGTACATACAATGCTTCTATTACGTTGGATGATATA TTGAATAAAGAAACCAAGGATGGCACACTTCCTGAAAAAATTGCTGTATATCAGCATGCCAACAAAGAG GTTGCAATTATATGTAATCACCAGCGCAGTGTCTCAAAGTCCCATGAAAGTCAGATGTCAAGGCTGAATGAGAAGATAAATGACCTAAAG GCCCAAAGAGACGAGTTGAATATGGATTTGAATAGGGCTAGGAAAGGGAAACCTCCACTTAAAGATAAAGAAGGGAAGACGAAGAAGAACTTGTCCCCTGATGT GATAGAAAAGAAGCTCGTGCAGGTTGATGCAAAGATAGAGAAAATGGAGTTGGATAAAAGAATAAAAGAGGATCTCAAGACAGTTGCACTAGGGACATCAAAGATTAACTACCTTGATCCTAGAATATCAGTTGCATGGTGCAAGCGTCATGAAGTACCCATCGAGAAG ATATTCAACAAGTCGCTGCTTGCAAAATTCGCCTGGGCAATGGATGTTGATCCCGACTTCAGATTCTAA
- the LOC135598686 gene encoding DNA topoisomerase 1 beta-like isoform X2, with product MPGLTAKVFRTYNASITLDDILNKETKDGTLPEKIAVYQHANKEVAIICNHQRSVSKSHESQMSRLNEKINDLKAQRDELNMDLNRARKGKPPLKDKEGKTKKNLSPDVIEKKLVQVDAKIEKMELDKRIKEDLKTVALGTSKINYLDPRISVAWCKRHEVPIEKIFNKSLLAKFAWAMDVDPDFRF from the exons ATGCCTGGTCTCACTGCCAAAGTCTTCCGTACATACAATGCTTCTATTACGTTGGATGATATA TTGAATAAAGAAACCAAGGATGGCACACTTCCTGAAAAAATTGCTGTATATCAGCATGCCAACAAAGAG GTTGCAATTATATGTAATCACCAGCGCAGTGTCTCAAAGTCCCATGAAAGTCAGATGTCAAGGCTGAATGAGAAGATAAATGACCTAAAG GCCCAAAGAGACGAGTTGAATATGGATTTGAATAGGGCTAGGAAAGGGAAACCTCCACTTAAAGATAAAGAAGGGAAGACGAAGAAGAACTTGTCCCCTGATGT GATAGAAAAGAAGCTCGTGCAGGTTGATGCAAAGATAGAGAAAATGGAGTTGGATAAAAGAATAAAAGAGGATCTCAAGACAGTTGCACTAGGGACATCAAAGATTAACTACCTTGATCCTAGAATATCAGTTGCATGGTGCAAGCGTCATGAAGTACCCATCGAGAAG ATATTCAACAAGTCGCTGCTTGCAAAATTCGCCTGGGCAATGGATGTTGATCCCGACTTCAGATTCTAA
- the LOC135598688 gene encoding formin-like protein 18 — MVSDQEIASCVESVLRQSDPAAGAASLTGVVRQVEAKLGLDLSHKAAFIRDQIELLLGPSRPPAPSHAHPPHSQLSASHNPYVLLHQLPLQQQIPPHQPASSAGVAAPVPFPHQHHPGVAFQYPPPPPLPAAAVVAAYHLQQQLHQAPQGVTTAVRPAPVTGAVGAPKESAPPRAKRRGGPGGLNKVCGVSPELQPIVGEAAMSRTQIVKQLWAYIRQNNLQDPNNKRKIICNDELRRVFETDSTDMFKMNKLLAKHIIPLDDPKDTGPEPKKLKAADVAATEVTEPASDEYPLFISDALVKFFGSDEREMLQSEALSRIWDYIKANQLEDSSNTSILCDSKLQELFGCESLPISGISDMLANHLFKKS; from the exons ATGGTATCGGACCAGGAGATCGCCAGCTGCGTTGAGTCCGTCCTCCGGCAGTCTGACCCCGCCGCCGGCGCCGCATCCCTCACCGGCGTCGTCCGCCAGGTCGAGGCCAAGCTAGGACTCGATCTCTCCCACAAGGCCGCCTTCATCCGCGACCAGATCGAACTCCTCCTCGGCCCTTCCCGCCCCCCGGCCCCTTCTCATGCTCATCCTCCTCATTCCCAGCTGTCGGCTTCCCATAACCCCTACGTTCTCCTCCACCAACTCCCCCTCCAGCAACAGATCCCCCCGCACCAGCCCGCCTCCTCAGCCGGCGTCGCAGCCCCCGTCCCCTTTCCCCACCAGCACCACCCCGGCGTCGCCTTCCAGTACCCCCCGCCCCCACCACTTCCCGCTGCTGCCGTCGTGGCGGCGTATCACCTTCAGCAGCAGCTCCACCAGGCGCCACAGGGGGTCACCACTGCTGTTCGTCCTGCGCCTGTGACTGGGGCTGTGGGCGCACCGAAGGAAAG TGCTCCACCTAGAGCTAAAAGAAGAGGTGGTCCTGGAGGTCTAAATAAAGTTTGTGGTGTTTCACCTGAACTCCAGCCTATTGTTGGCGAGGCAGCAATGTCAAGAACTCAG ATTGTAAAGCAGCTATGGGCTTACATCCGACAAAATAATCTCCAAGATCCTAACAACAAGAGGAAGATTATCTGCAATGATGAACTACGGCGGGTGTTTGAGACTGACAGTACTGACATGTTTAAAATGAACAAGCTGTTAGCTAAGCATATTATTCCACTTGATGATCCAA AGGATACAGGTCCTGAACCCAAAAAGCTAAAGGCTGCCGATGTTGCTGCAACTGAAGTTACTGAACCTGCTTCTGATGAATACCCTCTGTTTATTTCTGATGCGTTGGTCAAGTTTTTCGGAAGTGATGAAAGAGAAATGCTCCAATCTGAGGCTTTGAGTCGTATATGGGATTACATAAAAGCCAACCAGCTGGAA GATTCTTCAAACACGTCTATTCTATGTGATTCCAAGCTTCAAGAACTGTTTGGTTGTGAGAGCCTTCCTATTTCAGGGATATCTGACATGCTGGCAAACCATTTATTTAAGAAGTCATGA
- the LOC135586510 gene encoding zinc finger A20 and AN1 domain-containing stress-associated protein 8-like gives MEHDETGCQAREGPILCINNCGFFGSAATMNMCSKCHKEMIQKQERAKMAASSIDSLVNGSSSGSGKEHVVSGNADVAVVSVEPKMISAQTSNDSGLTEAGEAKAKEGPNRCGTCRKRVGLTGFSCRCGNLFCAVHRYSDKHDCPFDYRKAAQDAIAKANPVVKAEKLDKI, from the coding sequence ATGGAGCATGATGAGACAGGATGCCAAGCCCGTGAAGGACCAATCCTTTGCATCAACAACTGTGGTTTCTTTGGAAGTGCGGCAACCATGAACATGTGCTCCAAGTGCCACAAGGAGATGATTCAGAAGCAGGAACGGGCCAAGATGGCAGCATCCTCGATCGACAGTCTTGTGAACGGCAGCAGCAGTGGTAGCGGAAAAGAGCATGTTGTGTCTGGGAATGCTGATGTAGCTGTTGTCTCTGTGGAGCCTAAGATGATTTCAGCACAGACATCTAATGATTCAGGCTTGACCGAAGCTGGAGAAGCAAAGGCAAAGGAGGGCCCAAACAGGTGTGGCACTTGTAGGAAACGGGTTGGTCTGACTGGCTTCAGTTGTCGGTGTGGGAACCTTTTCTGCGCTGTGCACCGCTATTCGGATAAGCATGACTGCCCATTCGATTACCGAAAGGCAGCGCAGGATGCTATTGCCAAAGCAAACCCTGTCGTTAAGGCTGAAAAGCTTGACAAGATCTAG